The region GACAATACTGTGCAAAATGGCGTAAATTACTACTATTTTGTGAAGAGCTTTGATGACAAAACTCCTCCAAACTATTTTATTTCAAACGTGATTAGCGTTGTTCCGCATATAGATTCAACCCCGCCAGAAATAACTGTTTCTTTTCCTTCAAACTACTCAACAGTCGGCACTAATCTTGTTGTTGTAAAAGGCACAGTAACTGATGAATCAGGCATAGATAAGGTAACGGTAAATGGCAGTGAAGTTTCTGTTGCTTCTAACGGTTCATTCAGTAAAACAATTAATCTTTCAAAAGGCACAAATACAATAACAATTATTGCATTAGATAAAAAAGGCAATACCGCAACCAAAACAATCTCAGTAACGTATACCCCGTCTGCCCAGGAAACTATCATTACGCTTCAACCTGATAATTCATATATGACCGTAAACAATGTTTCTCAGGAGATAGATCCCGGCAGAGGAACAAAACCTGTAATCATTCCTGAATGGGGTAGAACAGTTGTTCCAATCCGAGCAATAGTTGAAGCATTGGGAGGAACAATAAGCTGGGACGGTACGGAGAGAAAAGTCACAATTAATTTTGACAATGCAACGATAGAACTATGGATAGATAGTCCAAGGGCAAAAGTAAACGGCACCATGGTATACATTGATT is a window of bacterium DNA encoding:
- a CDS encoding copper amine oxidase N-terminal domain-containing protein; this encodes MTVNNVSQEIDPGRGTKPVIIPEWGRTVVPIRAIVEALGGTISWDGTERKVTINFDNATIELWIDSPRAKVNGTMVYIDSDNHSVKPIIVNDRTMLPLRFVAESLGCIVDWDPNTRTITIAYGG